From a single Miscanthus floridulus cultivar M001 chromosome 8, ASM1932011v1, whole genome shotgun sequence genomic region:
- the LOC136473065 gene encoding LOW QUALITY PROTEIN: probable 2-oxoglutarate-dependent dioxygenase SLC1 (The sequence of the model RefSeq protein was modified relative to this genomic sequence to represent the inferred CDS: deleted 1 base in 1 codon), producing the protein MSLVAAPMAIVDLANAQLQQAAPAATKDDGGHEQESSYDCGACLMKGVRHLSDSGITRLPDRYVLPASDRPSVLAASSTAAGVGGVGRVKLPVVDIAGLRDPSQRAAVLATLDAACREYGFFQVVNHGFGSDVSGGMLDVARRFFELPLAERARHMSADVRAPVRYGTSFNQAKDAVLCWRDFLKLVCQPLREVVPRWPQQPADLRDVATRYATASHALFMEVMAAALEALGIPQQTAAGGSRGVLGELAAASSHMMTVNCYPACPQPELTLGMPPHSDYGLFTFVLQDHVEGLQVMHDGRWLTVDPVPGSFVVNVGDHLEIYSNGRYKSVLHRVRVNSTRPRISVASFHSLPAERVIGPAPELVDEQAGNPRRYMDTDFATFLAYLASADGKNKTFLQSRKLPTPAAAAACL; encoded by the exons ATGAGCTTGGTTGCGGCGCCAATGGCGATCGTCGACTTGGCCAACGCCCAGCTGCAGCAAGCAGCACCAGCGGCCACGAAAGACGACGGCGGCCATGAGCAGGAGTCGTCCTACGACTGCGGCGCCTGCCTGATGAAAGGCGTGAGGCACCTCTCGGACAGCGGCATTACCAGGCTGCCCGACAGGTACGTCCTGCCCGCGTCCGACCGCCCCAGCGTCCTTGCCGCCTCGTCCACCGCGGCGGGCGTCGGCGGCGTCGGCAGGGTCAAGCTCCCTGTCGTCGACATCGCCGGCCTCCGCGACCCCTCCCAGCGCGCC GCCGTGCTGGCCACGCTCGACGCCGCGTGCCGGGAGTACGGCTTCTTTCAG GTGGTGAACCACGGGTTCGGGAGCGACGTGAGCGGCGGGATGCTGGACGTGGCGCGGCGCTTCTTCGAGCTGCCGCTGGCGGAGCGGGCGCGGCACATGTCGGCGGACGTGCGGGCGCCGGTGCGCTACGGCACCAGCTTCAACCAGGCCAAGGACGCCGTCCTCTGCTGGCGCGACTTCCTCAAGCTCGTCTGCCAGCCGCTGCGGGAGGTGGTCCCGCGCTGGCCGCAGCAGCCGGCGGACCTCAGGGACGTGGCCACCAGGTACGCCACGGCGAGCCACGCGCTGTTCATGGAGGTcatggcggcggcgctggaggcCCTGGGCATCCCCCAGCAGACCGCCGCCGGCGGCAGCCGAGGCGTGCTCGGGGAGCTGGCGGCGGCGTCGTCGCACATGATGACGGTGAACTGCTACCCGGCGTGCCCGCAGCCGGAGCTCACGCTGGGGATGCCGCCGCACTCCGACTACGGCCTCTTCACCTTCGTCCTGCAGGACCACGTGGAGGGGCTCCAGGTCATGCACGACGGCCGCTGGCTCACCGTCGACCCCGTCCCGGGATCCTTCGTCGTCAACGTCGGCGACCACCTCGAG ATCTACAGCAACGGGCGGTACAAGAGCGTGCTGCACCGGGTGCGCGTGAACTCGACGCGGCCGCGCATCTCGGTGGCGTCGTTCCACAGCCTGCCGGCGGAGCGGGTGATCGGGCCGGCGCCGGAGCTGGTGGACGAACAGGCCGGCAACCCGCGGCGGTACATGGACACCGACTTCGCCACCTTCCTCGCCTACCTCGCGTCCGCCGACGGCAAGAACAAGACCTTCCTCCAGTCAAGGAAGCTGCCGACTCCTGCCGCTGCTGCTGCATGCCTCTAG